One Primulina huaijiensis isolate GDHJ02 chromosome 5, ASM1229523v2, whole genome shotgun sequence DNA segment encodes these proteins:
- the LOC140977622 gene encoding uncharacterized protein: MEASTNIVFRPPVLDGSNYALWKVKMRVFIKSIEERAWQRVLDGWSPPKIEDADGDTRLKPKSTWTIDEVKTSNFNSKDLNAIFSSVDTRMFNLITNCVCAKEAWDILQKHCEGSESVRKTRQRMVATKFESLRMEDKVSILEYDSRLRQLSNEAHSLRDPMSNERLVNKVLRSLSERFNVKVCAIEESKDTSTINLDELMSSLRTFEMNLDIQKKDKGKTIAFEVSTDSYDEILQISKEVNESDLGEDSIPLITKKFGD, translated from the coding sequence ATGGAAGCCTCAACAAACATTGTCTTTAGACCTCCCGTGTTGGATGGATCAAACTATGCATTGTGGAAAGTTAAGATGAGGGTTTTTATTAAATCCATTGAAGAAAGAGCTTGGCAACGTGTACTTGATGGTTGGAGTCCACCAAAGATCGAGGATGCTGATGGAGATACTCGGCTCAAACCTAAAAGTACATGGACAATCGATGAAGTGaaaacttcaaattttaattccaaggatCTCAATGCTATATTTTCGTCTGTTGACACAAGGATGTTCAATCTAATCACCAATTGTGTCTGTGCCAAAGAAGCTTGGGATATACTTCAGAAACATTGTGAAGGATCTGAGAGTGTGCGCAAAACTAGGCAAAGGATGGTAGCAACAAAATTTGAAAGCTTGAGGATGGAGGACAAGGTGTCTATTCTTGAGTATGATAGCCGCTTGAGACAACTTTCTAATGAAGCTCACAGTCTTCGAGATCCCATGTCCAATGAAAGATTGGTGAACAAAGTTTTAAGATCTCTTTCTGAGAGATTTAATGTCAAAGTGTGTGCAATTGAAGAATCGAAAGACACTTCAACAATCAACCTGGATGAACTGATGAGTTCTCTCAGAACTTTTGAGATGAATCTTGATATACAAAAGAAGGATAAAGGGAAGACAATAGCCTTTGAAGTATCAACCGACTCATATGATGAAATCCTTCAAATATCTAAAGAGGTGAATGAGTCTGATTTAGGGGAAGATTCTATCCCTCTAATTACTAAGAAATTTGGTgattaa
- the LOC140977621 gene encoding uncharacterized protein, translating into MGLIKMISGGSTDGDSNRARKSRSRRECMEVEGAMRSEAVISFGPEDLNGVNLPDNDALMDLQGYHLEAVETALFGFAGHVVYPEGEIILPLTLGSQDCKKTVMTSFTHQKIKFLVGARVGEVRGDQPSSHKCYVEAVRADQSKSKRERKKVRVDEVGGRMGEKEEVHFLAEEEQEMELTGISPMVSEHQLNILPGSHPVKRKKRHFGPEKDKVIDEQVKELLRAGATYQRLMNKVFEKQLGRNVEVYVDDILGKSREDLKIHLAELPVLVKPEPGEKLFVYLSATEYAVSSVLVKEEGSDQKPLYYVSHALRGPELCLAGCGVGVVIVSPTGERIKLAIKIDSRVTNNEAEYEAVLAGIRAAQEIGASRVILYSDSQLITQQIKGVYEVKDDRMLKYLQLIKTQAKIFVDWGIEQIPREENGEADALAKMAASLSEVSTWEVLHVSRLNLSTDKEALPAPEDSWMTFLIRFIEAGELPEDKIQAQKIKRQAPRFVLLNKVLYRRSFQGLLLKCLSEGEVDYVLREIHEGCCAEHLGGTALTRKTMLSGFWWPTLSQDSTRIVRSCENCKYHSNFQHIPATPMKPIWASCPFDQWGMDIVGPFPIVRAQKKFLLVAVDYFSKLVEAEALAKITEQEVLKLIWRNIICRFGVPRRLISDNGRQFQGREITSWLQGKGRDWVEELPSVLWAYRTTPRAPTQETPFNLVYGAEAVLPVEIGQTSSRVESYPNNNDQSRAMELDLVEEKRDRASIRMEAYRGRIVKSYNKKVRNRNFQIGDLVMKKVNPPGYVGKLEARWEGPYKITQKVSSRSIYL; encoded by the exons ATGGGATTGATCAAgatgatatcaggaggctccACTGATGGGGACTCCAATAGGGCTCGCAAATCGAGAAGTAGGAGGGAATGTATGGAGGTAGAAGGGGCGATGAGGAGCGAAGCAGTCATCAGTTTTGGCCCGGAGGATCTAAATGGGGTGAATCTACCCGACAATGATGCCCTT atggatttgcagggCTATCACTTGGAAGCTGTGGAAACTGCCCTCTTTGGCTTTGCAGGCCATGTGGTCTACCCGGAAGGGGAGATTATCTTACCACTTACCCTGGGCTCACAGGATTGCAAGAAGACGGTGATGACTTCTTTCACG caccaaaagataaaatttcTTGTGGGAGCCCGGGTAGGAGAGGTCAGGGGAGATCAGCCATCTTCTCATAAATGCTATGTGGAGGCAGTCCGGGCTGATCAGAGCAAATCCAAGAGGGAAAGGAAGAAAGTCAGGGTGGATGAAGTAGGAGGAAGAATGGGGGAGAAAGAGGAAGTGCATTTTTTAGCAGAAGAGGAGCAGGAGATG GAGTTGACAGGGATTTCTCCTATGGTATCGGAACACCAACTGAATATTCTCCCGGGATCTCACCCGGTGAAACGAAAGAAGAGACACTTTGGTCCTgaaaaggacaaagttattgatgaGCAAGTGAAAGAACTTCTGAGGGCCG GGGCTACCTACCAGCGTCTGATGAACAAAGTTTTTGAGAAGCAGTTGGGACGAAATGTGGAAGTCTATGTGGACGATATTCTGGGTAAGTCCCGTGAG GATTTGAAGATTCATCTTGCTGAGCTCCCTGTGTTGGTAAAGCCTGAGCCCGGAGAAAAATTGTTTGTTTATCTCTCTGCtacagagtatgctgtcagtTCAGTATTGGTAAAAGAAGAAGGCTCTGACCAAAAGCCTTTGTATTATGTCAGTCATGCTCTGAGAGGCCCCGAGCTCTG CCTTGCGGGGTGTGGAGTAGGGGTCGTGATAGTATCCCCCACAGGAGAGAGGATTAAATTAGCAATAAAGATTGATTCCCGAGTAACTAATAACGAGGccgagtatgaagctgtcctcGCCGGTATCCGAGCTGCACAGGAGATCGGAGCTTCCCGGGTTATTCTCTATTCTGATTCGCAATTGATCACTCAACAGATAAAGGGTGTTTATGAAGTCAAGGATGACAGGATGCTAAAATACTTACAGCTCATCAAAACCCAGGCAAAGATATTTGTGGATTGGGGTATTgaacaaataccccgggaggAGAATGGAGAGGCGGATGCTCTGGCAAAAATGGCTGCTTCTTTATCAGAGGTCAGCACTTGGGAAGTGTTACATGTTTCTCGTTTAAATCTCTCCACAGATAAAGAAGCATTACCAGCACCCGAGGACTCCTGGATGACATTCCTGATCAGATTCATTGAAGCAGGTGAACTACCCGAGGACAAAATCCAGGCTCAAAAAATTaagagacaagctcccaggttTGTTCTCTTAAACAAAGTCTTGTACAGGAGATCATTCCAGGGACTTTTATTAAAATGCTTATCTGAGggagaagtggattatgtcctccgGGAAATTCATGAAGGGtgttgtgctgagcatctcggaggaACAGCTTTGACCCGGAAGACGATGCTCTCCGGTttctggtggccaactcttagccaaGATTCTACTCGAATAGTCcgatcttgtgaaaactgtaaATATCACTCAAACTTTCAACACATCCCGGCTACTCCTATGAAGCCTATTTGGGcatcttgcccctttgatcaatggggtATGGACATCGTGGGCCCTTTCCCAATTGTCCGGGCTCAGAAGAAGTTCTTACTGGTGGCTGtagattatttttctaaattggTAGAAGCCGAGGCATTGGCCAAAATCACTGAACAAGAGGTTTTAAAGTTAATATGGAGAAATATAATATGCCGGTTCGGAGTGCCCAGAAGACTAATCTCAGATAATGGAAGACAATTCCAGGGAAGGGAGATTACATCTTG GTTACAAGGCAAAGGAAGGGACTGGGTGGAAGAACtacccagtgttctctgggcATATAGAACCACTCCCCGGGCccctactcaagaaactcctttcaatTTGGTATATGGTGCCGAGGCAGTCTTACCAGTTGAGATCGGACAAACTTCTTcccgggtagaatcttacccTAATAACAATGATCAAAGCCGGGCTATGGAATTGGATTTAGTAGAAGAAAAAAGAGATCGGGCATCTATTCGGATGGAAGCATATCGGGGCAGGATTGTGAAATCATATAATAAGAAGGTCCGGAACAGGAATTTCCAAATAGGGGATCTGGTCATGAAAAAAGTCAATCCTCCCGGATATGTTGGGAAATtagaagctcggtgggaaggaccttataaaatAACCCAGAAGGTCAGCTCAAGATCTATTTATCTATAA